Below is a window of Terriglobia bacterium DNA.
GGTGGGGAGTCCGAAGGCGGAGGCGGCAGCGCGCGCGCGGACTGGCGGAGGGCGCTGTCGCGGATCGAGCTGGACACGCCGGCGGACAGTTGGCAGCTCGAGATGATCCCGTCGTTGATCGCCGGCGACGGGGGAACCCTCAAGTCGATCGTGAGCAAGATCAAGAACGGGCTCGCTTCCGCGGGGGAGCCATCGAGCGATCTCGAGGGATTCAGCCCCGACGCCTACATGGCCGCCCTCGGGAAGATCGGCGAGCGGCTGTCGAAGGCGCTCGAAAGCCCGCAGAAGGGGGTGGAGCTGGCGAGGCTCAAGCAAGACCGTGGCTTGTTCGATGCGGCGGTCGCGGCCGCGGGGCGCGCCCCCGGCTCGCTTCAGGCGGTGCTGAAGCGGGTGCCGCAGACGATCCTCGAGAAGCTCGGGGGCGGTCCCGGCCTCGGCGAGTTCTACGACAGCCAGCTCAGGCCGAAGCTGGCGGAGGCGGCCTCGAAATACCCCTTCAAGGGATCGTCGGACGCCGAGGTCGACTCCGCCGATTTCGACGACCTCTTCGCGCCGCAGGGAAAGCTCGCGCAGCTCAAGGACGTGGTGGCCAGTCCCGGGGGAGCGCTGAAGCGACTCCTCGACTCGGCGGGGAGGGTGCAGGACGCGTACGGCGACACCAAGGCGTTCGTCATCAAGGTGACCCCGGCGGAGCCGTCGTTCGAGGTCGAGCCGGGGATCGAGAAGGAGCGGCTTCCGCTCAAGTTCGTCTCGTGGGGGATCACCCTCGCCGACACCCCGGTGCCGAACAAGAGCGCGGCGCGCGTCCAGGTCCGCCTGCAGGCGGACGCGACGAGCAAGCTCGATCCGATCGACTTCGACATCGGCCAGGGGGAGAAACGGCTGGGGGGGATCCTGGGCCGGAAGAAGGTGTACGAGAAGGCCGACCTGAGGCTCGGGGACCCTCCTCCCTCCTCGAGCGGCCCCTGGTCGTTCCTCAGGTTCCTGCAGTCCGGCAAGCCGGAGAAGAAGGGCGTGGGGATGTTCCGGTGCTCCTGGCAGGTCCCGCTCGTGGAGAAGAAGTCCGGGAAGAAGATCGCGACGCTCACGCTCGCATACGACGTCGCGACACCCGTGCTCGAGCCGGGGCTCTTCAAGGGGTTCGAGCCGCCGTCGAGCATCGGAGATTGACCGTCATGAAGACGGGAGTCGTTGGAAGATGAGCGTCGTGCCGGTCCCGCTCCACGGTTTCGGGAAGCTCCCCCTCGCGGGCGACTTCATCCACTTCCGCCTGGAAGGCGACGAGGCCCGGGCGTTCGTGGGCTGGCTCGAGCGCGGACAGGCGCTGGTGGAGAGCATCCGCCGCGGCGGCGGCGAGGACACCGCCGGCGGCGCCGCCGAGCCACGCCGATTCCGCTTCGCCTTCGATCCGGGGAACGGCCGGCGGCTCCTGGTCGGCGTGCTGCGCGAGAGCCACGACCGCGGGGCGCTCCGGCGGTTCCCGTTCGCGCTGTTCGCGTCGCTCGAGGCGTCCGGTTTCCGCGAGCGCCCTTCTCTCATGCCCCTGCTGTTCGCCGAGCCGTGGGAGATGCTCGATACGGGGATGGAGTCCCTCGGGCGGGCGACGGGGACGGAGGAGCTCTTCGGCCTGCTGAGCGGCATGTCGATCTCGGTGCCCGAGGCGGGCCGAGCGACCGCGAAGGACGTGGACGGGATCCTCGGGGGGACCTTCGCCGGGGAGTTCTGGACCGTTCTCTTGGGGGAGGGGAGCGTGGCGCGCCGCGCGGCGCTGTTCGATCTCCTGGTGCAGACGCTCCTCCCCTTTCGCAAGAACCGCCCGGAGGAGGTTCCCGTCGCCCTCAAGCTGCCGCTCGCCGGCGGCGCGCGGGACGTGTCCGTCCAGAGCGTCTTCTGGGTGGAGCTGCTCGCCGGCATGCTCCGCGGCGCCCGGCTCGCGCCGAGCGTCTTCCTCAGCACGGCCCCGGAGGGGGGCACTCCCACGAGCTTGCACGTGTTCTTCCAGCGCGCCGACGAGACGAATTTCGCGGCGCTCCTGACGCGGCGTTACGAGGCGGACTACGTGAGCGACCTGACCGACCCGGGGCCGGCGGCGTCCCCTCCCTCGGCCCTGGGGGGCGCGGCGCGCCGCCAGATCGACGACGAGGGGGCGTCCCTTCAGGATCTGGTCCGGTTCCGTTGGATAGGGTGACCGGAGGGATTTGTCGTTGACGCCGCGCGGGGGAGCGCGTAACATCGGACTACTTTTGTCGTGTTTATCCGGACGTCGCCGGGGTGAGCAACGTTGAGTGAGGCGGTGGAGAATCGCATCGGAGCGGCGCTGAGGGCGGTGACGGAGGACGCTCCGGCCGGGAGGTCCGTCCGGTACGACCCGGAATACGAGATCCTCAAGGCCGAGGCGGACAAGATCGGCGGCTTCGCCGCCGCCGGGGTCGACTGGACCAAGATCGCCGCCCTCTCGGGGGAGATCCTCGAGAAGAAATCGAAGGACCTCCTGGTCATGAGCTACTTCTGCCTCGCGCTCTTCCAGACCGGAGGGTACCCGGCGCTGGCGGAGGCTCTCGGCGGGATGCACGATCTTCTCGAGACCTACTGGGATCGGCTCTTCCCCGAGGCGAACCGTCTGAGGGCGCGCGTGTCGGCGATCGAGTGGCTCGTGGAGCGGTGCACCGCGGCCGTGCGGCAGCGGGAGGCGACGGCGGGCGAGGCCGACGCGGTCGGCGCGTGCCTCGAGGCCCTCGATGCGCTGGACGCGTGCCTCCGGGAGAAGCTACTCAACGAGGCTCCCAGCGTCGGCGATCTGAGGGGCGCGCTGAACGAGAGGTCGGCGGGGGCGGAGCCGGCGGCATCGGCGCCCTCGCCGACGGCGCCAACCACCGCGGCCGCCGTTGCGCCGGTCGCGCGCGATCTCGCGACCGCCGAGGCGAGGGACGAAGCGCTCAAGGACGCGATGGGCTCCCTGAAGTCGTTGGCCGGGGCGATCCGTCGCGGAGACCCGCGGGATCCTCTGGCCTACCGCCTGGCGAGGGTCGCGGCGTGGAGCCGCGTCCGAGGCGCCCCGGCGGACACCGACGGACGGACGTCCGTGCCCGCCCTGGGGGCGTCGGCGGAGACCCTGAACCGGTACGCCGGGCTCGCCGCGCGCGGAGAGTGGACCGCCCTGCTGGAGCAGGCGGAGGGCCAGTTCCTGCAGTCGGTGCTCTGGCTCGACGTCCACCGGTTCAGCGTGTTGGCGCTCCGAGGCCTGGGGAGGGATTACGAAAAGGCGGAGGCCGCGATCGTCCACGAGCTCGCCGAGTACGTCGGGTCGTTCCCGAGGATGCTCGAGCTTGCCTTCGCGGACGGGACGCCGTTCGCCTCCGCCGAGACTCGCACCTGGATCGCGGAAACGACCGCGATATCGGGCTCGGGAACGCCTCAGGCGGTGGGCGGGATTCCCCCCTCCGCCGGAAGCGCCGAGGATGACACGGCGGCGCGTGCCGCAGAGTTGGCGAGGAGCGGAAAGATCGGCGAGGCGGTCGCGCTGCTCTCGGGCGGCGCGGAGCGGCCGGCGTCGGCGCGCGATCGCTTCCTCCGGCGGATCGCGCTCGCGAGGATCCTGGCCGACGCGCGGGAGATACGGGCGGCCGTGGCGCAGATGGAGCGCGTGGAAGAGGACCTGGGACGATTCGGGGTCGAGGATTGGGAGCCGGGCCTCGCGGTGGAGGCGCTGTCGGTCCACCTGAGGCTCGCGCGGGCTCTGGCGCGGAGCGAGGGGAAGTCGTCCGCGGATGTGGCCCGGAAGGCGGAAGAGCTGTACGCGCGGCTGGCGCGCCTCGACGCGCGAGCCGCCCTGGCGATGAAGGCGTGACGGGGAAGCCGAGTCGGCGTGCCGCGCGGCGGGATCGACCGGTGGGCCGGACGGACCCAACATAAGGAGCGAGGAGATGGCCAAAGAAGGATCGGTGGCACCGCGGGAGCGGGTGAACATCACCTACAAGCCCGCGACCGGGGATGCGAAAGCGGAAGTGGAGCTGCCGCTCAAGCTGGTGATGCTCGGCGACTACACCCTTCGCCCGGACGATCGGCCGCTCGAGGAGCGGAAACCGATCAAGGTCGACAAGGACAACTTCGAGGACGTGATGAAGAAGCAGCAGCTCTCGCTGTCCTTCAACGTCCAGGATCGGCTGGCGGGAAAGCCGGACGAGGAGATGCCGGTCCACCTGAAGTTCGAGACGCTCAAGGACTTCTCGCCCGAGGCGGTGGCGCAGCAGGTCCCCGAGTTGAACAAGCTCCTCGAGCTGCGCAAGGCTCTGCTGGCCTTGAAGGGACCGCTCGGCAACATCCCGGGGTTCCGCAAGAGACTCCAGGGGATGCTCGAGGGCGACGCGGACCTGGACAAGATCCTGGCGGAGCTCGGCGCGGCGGAGGCCGAAGAGGGGAAAGAGGGGAAGTAGGTCCTCGGGAGGCCCGAGAGGCCCGTCGAGGGCGCCAGGAACAACGTGGATGCGCCGCGTCGAGCGGCGGACAGGTGAGTCACCATGGCGGATCAGAAGGAAGAGGCAAGACAGAGGGCCGGCGCGACCGAGGAGGGATCGGCATCCCTGCTCGATTCGATCATGCAGGAGACCAAGATCCGGCCCTCGGACGAGAGCTACGGCGTCGCCAAGCGCGGTCTCGCGGAATTCATGAAACACATGATCGAGACCCGGGCGACGGCCAAGATCAACCAGGCCGCGGTCGTCGAGATGATCGCGGAGATCGACCGGAAGCTCAGCTCCCAGGTCGACGCGGTCCTCCACCACGAGCAATTCCAGAAGATGGAGTCCGCATGGCGAGGCCTGAAGATGGTCATCGACAAGACCAACTTCAGGGAGAACATCAAGATCGAGCTGCTCAACGTCTCGAAGGAGGATCTCCTCGCGGACTTCGAGGATTCCCCCGAGCTGGTCAAGTCGGGGCTCTACAAGCTGGTCTACACGGAGAACTACGGGGTCTTCGGCGGGGAGCCGGTGGCGGGGATGATCGCCAACTACAACTTCGGCCCCGGTCCCCAGGACGTCCGCCTCCTCCAGAACTGCGCCTCCGTGTCCACCATGTCCCACGCGCCGTTCATCGCCGGTGCCGGGGCGGAGTTCTTCGGCGAGAAGGACTATCTCAGGTTCCCGAACCTCAAGGACCTGCACTCGATCTTCGAGGGGCCGCAGTACTCGAAATGGCGGAGCTTCAGGGAGTCCGAGGACGCGAGGTCGGTCGGTCTCGTCATGCCCCGATTCCTGCTTCGCCTGCCGTACGGGAAGGAGACGGTCCCGGTCAAGGCCTTCGACTACGAGGAGACGTCGGCGGGGAGTCACGAGAACTACCTC
It encodes the following:
- the tssB gene encoding type VI secretion system contractile sheath small subunit, encoding MAKEGSVAPRERVNITYKPATGDAKAEVELPLKLVMLGDYTLRPDDRPLEERKPIKVDKDNFEDVMKKQQLSLSFNVQDRLAGKPDEEMPVHLKFETLKDFSPEAVAQQVPELNKLLELRKALLALKGPLGNIPGFRKRLQGMLEGDADLDKILAELGAAEAEEGKEGK
- the tssC gene encoding type VI secretion system contractile sheath large subunit codes for the protein MADQKEEARQRAGATEEGSASLLDSIMQETKIRPSDESYGVAKRGLAEFMKHMIETRATAKINQAAVVEMIAEIDRKLSSQVDAVLHHEQFQKMESAWRGLKMVIDKTNFRENIKIELLNVSKEDLLADFEDSPELVKSGLYKLVYTENYGVFGGEPVAGMIANYNFGPGPQDVRLLQNCASVSTMSHAPFIAGAGAEFFGEKDYLRFPNLKDLHSIFEGPQYSKWRSFRESEDARSVGLVMPRFLLRLPYGKETVPVKAFDYEETSAGSHENYLWGNAAFAFATRLTDSFAKFRFCANIIGPSGGGAVEDLPVHTFEAMGEIQAKIPTEILLSERREFELAEEGFIGLTMRKGSDNACFFSANSCQKPKTYGQSKEGKAAEANYKLGTRLPYLFIVNRMAHYLKVLQREEIGSTKSRVDLEKDLNQWIGQYVLDMDHADAASYARRPLRKAEVTVEDVEGEPGWYKVGLKVVPHFKYEGAFFELSLVGKLDKK
- the tssA gene encoding type VI secretion system protein TssA; the protein is MSEAVENRIGAALRAVTEDAPAGRSVRYDPEYEILKAEADKIGGFAAAGVDWTKIAALSGEILEKKSKDLLVMSYFCLALFQTGGYPALAEALGGMHDLLETYWDRLFPEANRLRARVSAIEWLVERCTAAVRQREATAGEADAVGACLEALDALDACLREKLLNEAPSVGDLRGALNERSAGAEPAASAPSPTAPTTAAAVAPVARDLATAEARDEALKDAMGSLKSLAGAIRRGDPRDPLAYRLARVAAWSRVRGAPADTDGRTSVPALGASAETLNRYAGLAARGEWTALLEQAEGQFLQSVLWLDVHRFSVLALRGLGRDYEKAEAAIVHELAEYVGSFPRMLELAFADGTPFASAETRTWIAETTAISGSGTPQAVGGIPPSAGSAEDDTAARAAELARSGKIGEAVALLSGGAERPASARDRFLRRIALARILADAREIRAAVAQMERVEEDLGRFGVEDWEPGLAVEALSVHLRLARALARSEGKSSADVARKAEELYARLARLDARAALAMKA
- the tagF gene encoding type VI secretion system-associated protein TagF, giving the protein MSVVPVPLHGFGKLPLAGDFIHFRLEGDEARAFVGWLERGQALVESIRRGGGEDTAGGAAEPRRFRFAFDPGNGRRLLVGVLRESHDRGALRRFPFALFASLEASGFRERPSLMPLLFAEPWEMLDTGMESLGRATGTEELFGLLSGMSISVPEAGRATAKDVDGILGGTFAGEFWTVLLGEGSVARRAALFDLLVQTLLPFRKNRPEEVPVALKLPLAGGARDVSVQSVFWVELLAGMLRGARLAPSVFLSTAPEGGTPTSLHVFFQRADETNFAALLTRRYEADYVSDLTDPGPAASPPSALGGAARRQIDDEGASLQDLVRFRWIG